The Lycium ferocissimum isolate CSIRO_LF1 chromosome 1, AGI_CSIRO_Lferr_CH_V1, whole genome shotgun sequence genome includes a region encoding these proteins:
- the LOC132068190 gene encoding uncharacterized protein LOC132068190, with amino-acid sequence MLSLIHFYGYNIPFAKVIKFSPLKSKTRAFGFFEGNNSHIYLANMEQERKERVQERSMDISLKDLSKQLEGKMEVQERSMDISLKDLSKQLEDFAKVRNWEKYHSPRNLLLAMVGEVGELSEIFQWKGEVDKGLPNWEESDKEHLGEELSDVLLYLIRLADICGIDLGDAAAKKMVKNSIKYPEPKVF; translated from the exons ATGCTATCATTAATTCACTTTTATGGTTATAATATTCCTTTTGCAAAGGTGATCAAGTTTTCTCCTTTAAAATCCAAGACAAGAGCCTTTGGTTTCTTTGAAggcaacaattcacacatttaCTTAGCCAATAtggaacaagaaagaaaagaaagagttcaAGAGAGATCAATGGATATTAGTCTCAAAGACCTTTCTAAGCAACTTGAAGGAAAAATGGAAGTTCAAGAGAGATCAATGGATATTAGTCTCAAAGACCTCTCCAAGCAACTTGAAGATTTTGCTAAGGTTAGGAATTGGGAGAAATATCACAGCCCTAGGAATTTGCTACTTGCCATG GTAGGTGAAGTAGGGGAGTTATCAGAGATATTCCAATGGAAAGGAGAGGTGGACAAAGGGTTGCCAAATTGGGAGGAATCAGATAAAGAGCATCTTGGTGAAGAGTTATCTGATGTATTGCTCTATCTCATAAGATTGGCTGATATTTGTGGCATTGATCTTGGTGATGCTGCTGCTAAGAAAATGGTCAAGAATTCTATCAAATATCCTGAGCCCAAAGTCTTTTGA